A genome region from Urocitellus parryii isolate mUroPar1 chromosome X, mUroPar1.hap1, whole genome shotgun sequence includes the following:
- the LOC113199769 gene encoding paraneoplastic antigen Ma6F-like isoform X2, translating into MAMAMLRDWCRWMGVNAQRSLLILGIPEDCKEDEFQEAVQAALWPLGRSFSGIEEPACGEDSFESWLDHANDMLYLWRHISERERRRRLVESLGGPALDLMCGLLEEHPDTPAQDCLAALVQVFGNKDTRMTARLKFLTCSQRPQETLFAYVMRLEGLLQVALEKGAIHPAIADQLRARQVLMRARPNQMLQNNLRRMRLERRPPGFLGLLRLIRETEAWEAALPRNEQVEGEEGAEVYQRDLAAAQAAPDNKDNAEATLSSENASEAAPTIKEANTSPATQENEDAFSPAGLGQARSLEAFSGLTPAQMGSASDAGPGGPGLGPESLLQGENQEAEEPLLEGLKDILEELGNKDGAGETSHPKPSLGK; encoded by the exons ATGGCAATGGCAATGCTGCGAGACTGGTGCAGGTGGATGGGTGTCAATGCCCAGCGCTCATTGCTCATCCTGGGCATCCCTGAAGACTGCAAGGAAGATGAATTCCAGGAAGCAGTGCAGGCTGCCCTATGGCCCCTGGGCAG AAGCTTTTCTGGGATTGAAGAGCCAGCCTGTGGGGAAGACTCCTTCGAGAGCTGGCTGGATCATGCCAACGACATGCTGTACCTGTGGCGCCACATATccgagagggagaggaggaggaggctggtggAGAGCTTGGGTGGGCCCGCCCTGGATCTCATGTGCGGGCTCCTGGAAGAACACCCAGACACTCCTGCACAGGACTGCCTGGCCGCGCTGGTGCAGGTGTTTGGGAACAAGGACACCCGGATGACTGCACGCCTGAAGTTCCTGACTTGCTCTCAGCGGCCTCAGGAGACTCTCTTTGCCTACGTGATGCGCCTGGAAGGCCTGCTGCAGGTAGCCTTGGAGAAGGGGGCCATCCATCCGGCTATTGCTGACCAGCTGCGAGCCCGGCAGGTGCTGATGAGGGCCCGACCAAACCAGATGCTCCAGAACAACCTGAGGAGGATGCGTCTGGAGAGGAGGCCACCCGGCTTCCTGGGGCTTCTCCGGCTCattagggagactgaggcatggGAGGCTGCCCTACCTAGGAATGAGCAGGTGGAAGGTGAAGAGGGTGCTGAAGTTTACCAAAGAGATCTAGCTGCTGCCCAGGCTGCACCTGACAACAAAGATAATGCTGAGGCCACTCTATCCAGTGAAAATGCCAGTGAG GCAGCACCTACCATTAAAGAGGCCAATACCTCCCCTGCCACTCAGGAAAATGAAGATGCTTTTTCCCCTGCAGGCCTGGGCCAGGCAAGATCATTGGAGGCCTTTAGTGGCCTCACCCCAGCCCAGATGGGCAGTGCTTCTGATGCTGGCCCAGGAGGGCCTGGTTTGGGGCCAGAGAGCCTCCTCCAGGGGgaaaatcaggaggctgaggagcccCTGCTGGAAGGGCTTAAGGACATCCTGGAAGAGTTGGGAAacaaggatggggctggggagacGAGCCACCCCAAGCCCTCCTTGGGCAAATAG
- the LOC113199769 gene encoding paraneoplastic antigen Ma6E-like isoform X1, producing MLPSPKNTDMAMAMLRDWCRWMGVNAQRSLLILGIPEDCKEDEFQEAVQAALWPLGRYRVLCKTFRKELGARVALVEFAEYLNRNLIPQQIPGSGGPWTVIFLPQAPDADFQDTPNFSAQPQGRAVVGAAYEAEATGEGGAACEARVTGERGAACATEAEGEAGDTGEGGPTGEGGAANEGGAAGDMGVAGVLGALGLVGAAGEAGAAGDGGVAGEAGDAGEAGAAGDMGVAGIIGAVGMAGAVGEGGAAGDGGAAGEAGAAGEGGAAGERRAAGDMGVAGVIGAVGIAGAAGEAGAAGEAGAAGEERVLDVAGGTDDAGARTQQWSQALQPVLENMAYEELRSFSGIEEPACGEDSFESWLDHANDMLYLWRHISERERRRRLVESLGGPALDLMCGLLEEHPDTPAQDCLAALVQVFGNKDTRMTARLKFLTCSQRPQETLFAYVMRLEGLLQVALEKGAIHPAIADQLRARQVLMRARPNQMLQNNLRRMRLERRPPGFLGLLRLIRETEAWEAALPRNEQVEGEEGAEVYQRDLAAAQAAPDNKDNAEATLSSENASEAAPTIKEANTSPATQENEDAFSPAGLGQARSLEAFSGLTPAQMGSASDAGPGGPGLGPESLLQGENQEAEEPLLEGLKDILEELGNKDGAGETSHPKPSLGK from the exons ATGCTTCCTTCCCCCAAGAATACTGATATGGCAATGGCAATGCTGCGAGACTGGTGCAGGTGGATGGGTGTCAATGCCCAGCGCTCATTGCTCATCCTGGGCATCCCTGAAGACTGCAAGGAAGATGAATTCCAGGAAGCAGTGCAGGCTGCCCTATGGCCCCTGGGCAGGTACCGAGTGCTCTGTAAGACCTTTCGAAAGGAGCTCGGGGCCAGGGTAGCTTTAGTTGAGTTCGCTGAATATTTAAATCGAAATTTGATCCCCCAACAAATACCAGGTAGTGGGGGCCCATGgactgtgatcttcctgccccaggctCCTGATGCTGACTTCCAGGATACTCCCAATTTCTCTGCACAGCCTCAGGGGAGAGCAGTGGTAGGAGCTGCTTATGAGGCAGAAGCTACTGGTGAGGGAGGAgctgcatgtgaggcaagagtTACAGGTGAGAGAGGAGCTGCATGTGCGACAGAAgctgaaggtgaggcaggagataCAGGTGAGGGAGGACCTACAG GTGAGGGAGGAGCTGCAAATGAAGGA GGAGCTGCCGGTGACATGGGAGTTGCAGGTGTTCTAGGAGCTTTGGGTCTGGTAGGAGCTGCAGGTGAGGCAGGAGCTGCAGGTGACGGAGGAGTTGCAGGTGAGGCAGGAGATGCAGGTGAGGCA GGAGCTGCAGGGGACATGGGAGTTGCAGGAATTATAGGAGCTGTGGGTATGGCAGGAGCTGTAGGTGAGGGAGGAGCTGCAGGTGATGGAGGAGCTGCAGGTGAGGCAGGAGCTGCAGGTGAGGGAGGAGCTGCAGGTGAGAGAAGAGCTGCAG GTGATATGGGAGTTGCAGGTGTGATAGGAGCTGTAGGTATAGCAGGAGCTGCAGGTGAGGCAGGAGCTGCAGGCGAGGCAGGAGCTGCAGGTGAGGAACGAGTCTTGGATGTGGCAGGAGGGACAGATGACGCGGGAGCCCGGACCCAGCAGTGGAGCCAGGCCCTGCAGCCTGTCCTGGAAAACATGGCCTATGAGGAGCTGAGAAGCTTTTCTGGGATTGAAGAGCCAGCCTGTGGGGAAGACTCCTTCGAGAGCTGGCTGGATCATGCCAACGACATGCTGTACCTGTGGCGCCACATATccgagagggagaggaggaggaggctggtggAGAGCTTGGGTGGGCCCGCCCTGGATCTCATGTGCGGGCTCCTGGAAGAACACCCAGACACTCCTGCACAGGACTGCCTGGCCGCGCTGGTGCAGGTGTTTGGGAACAAGGACACCCGGATGACTGCACGCCTGAAGTTCCTGACTTGCTCTCAGCGGCCTCAGGAGACTCTCTTTGCCTACGTGATGCGCCTGGAAGGCCTGCTGCAGGTAGCCTTGGAGAAGGGGGCCATCCATCCGGCTATTGCTGACCAGCTGCGAGCCCGGCAGGTGCTGATGAGGGCCCGACCAAACCAGATGCTCCAGAACAACCTGAGGAGGATGCGTCTGGAGAGGAGGCCACCCGGCTTCCTGGGGCTTCTCCGGCTCattagggagactgaggcatggGAGGCTGCCCTACCTAGGAATGAGCAGGTGGAAGGTGAAGAGGGTGCTGAAGTTTACCAAAGAGATCTAGCTGCTGCCCAGGCTGCACCTGACAACAAAGATAATGCTGAGGCCACTCTATCCAGTGAAAATGCCAGTGAG GCAGCACCTACCATTAAAGAGGCCAATACCTCCCCTGCCACTCAGGAAAATGAAGATGCTTTTTCCCCTGCAGGCCTGGGCCAGGCAAGATCATTGGAGGCCTTTAGTGGCCTCACCCCAGCCCAGATGGGCAGTGCTTCTGATGCTGGCCCAGGAGGGCCTGGTTTGGGGCCAGAGAGCCTCCTCCAGGGGgaaaatcaggaggctgaggagcccCTGCTGGAAGGGCTTAAGGACATCCTGGAAGAGTTGGGAAacaaggatggggctggggagacGAGCCACCCCAAGCCCTCCTTGGGCAAATAG